The following DNA comes from Polynucleobacter necessarius.
TTCCTTTTATGAAAGAGATCAGTTATCCGCTGGGCATCATGGGTTTCATTATTTTGAGCTACCTAGTCATCGTGGGCAGCAGTAATGCCGTCAATCTAACGGATGGACTTGATGGCTTAGTCATCATGCCAGTAATTTTGGTAGGCGCCGCTTTGGGTGCTTTTGCTTATGTGATGGGTAACTCTATCTACGCAAAGTACCTTCTCTTTCCTTACATTCCGGGTGCTGGTGAGCTTATGATTTTCTGTGGTGCTATGGGCGGTGCTGGGCTGGCATTTCTTTGGTACAACACTCATCCAGCGCAAGTCTTTATGGGTGATGTGGGCGCGCTGGCCTTGGGTGGCGCACTCGGCACCATCGCCGTGATTGTTCGTCAAGAAATTGTGTTGTTTGTGATGGGCGGCATCTTTGTTGCTGAGACAGCATCAGTGATGCTGCAAGTATTTTGGTTCAAGTTAACCAAAAAACATTTTGGCGAGGGTCGTCGTATTTTTCGTATGGCGCCGCTGCACCATCATTTTGAATTGGGTGGTTGGAAAGAGACGCAGGTAGTTGCGCGTTTCTGGATCATCACTATTCTCCTGGTCTTAATTGGCTTATCTAGCTTGAAATTACGGTGATCCAAAAGTAATGTTGATTTTAGCAAACACCTTTGCGAATTCAGCCTTCATGAGTGATGAAGGCTATCAAGCGCCTAGCCGATTCCTAATCTTGGGTGTAGGTGAGACCGGCGTAGCAATGGCGAAGTGGTGTTTACGTAATGGTGCAGAGGTGCGATTAGCAGATACACGTGATCAATCCACTTTTACAGAGCGTCAACATGCTTGGCTGGAAGAGCTTCGTATTGCTGGTTTAAAAGATGTTTGTTTTGGTCCTCTGGAAGATGACTTGCTCAAAGAGATTGATGTGATTGGCATCAGCCCGGGCTTATCGCCAGTGCAAGACCCACCATACTCTTTCTTGGTAAAGGCTGAGGAAGCTGAAATCCATGTGTGGAGCGAGATTGAATTTTTTGCTCGTGCAATTGCAGCATTGAGCCGTATGGCGCAAGCGCAAGAGTCAGCTTATGAGACTGCAGTATTGGCTATTACTGGTACTAATGGCAAAACAACCACCACAGCATTAACTGGCCAACTCTGTGAGCGCGCCGGTAAAAAGGTTGCTGTCGCAGGAAATATTAGCCCTGCCGCTCTGGATAAGTTAATGAACTGCTTGGAGTTGGCGGATCAAATTACTGACATGCCAGATGTTTGGGTATTAGAGCTCTCGAGCTTCCAATTGGTTTATACCCACACGCTGAATGCTACTGCGGCAACCGTCCTAAACATTACCCAGAATCACTTGGATTGGCATGGCGATATGCACGCTTATGCAGAGGCTAAAGCGAGAATATTTGGGGTTGATACGGTCTGCGTTCTTAATCGTGATGATGCTCTTGTAATGGGATTGCTTTCCGAGGAACAAAAGTCAGAGAAATCAATTGTGACTTTTGGCTCTAATCGCCCGGATGAGCAGGGTGCTTTTGGTATTGAGCATGATTTGCGCGCTGGTGGAATTGATTGGTTGGTATTGGCTGAAGTAGATGAGGATGTTGATCCTAAGCCAAAACGCCGTCGCAAGTCCGCAGTGGTCGAAGATGATGAACCATTAAGGCTCAAGCGTTTGATTCCGGCGGATGCCTTAAGAATTCGCGGCAGACACAATGCATTAAATGCCTTGGCTGCGCTTGCTTTGGCCCGCGCTGCTAATTTACCAATGAATGTTCTGTTGCATGGCTTACGTGATTACCATGGCGAGCCGCATCGCGTGCAAAGCATCGCAATTGTTAAAGATGTCGAGTATGTGAATGACAGCAAAGGCACCAATGTGGGCGCGACTGTTGCCGCATTAAATAGTTTAGGCAGCAATGAGTCCGGAAAGCGCATTTGGTTAATTGCTGGTGGCGAGGGTAAGGGGCAGGATTTCAGTCCGCTACGTGAACCAGCATTGCGCTTTGTGAAGGGCGCTTTCTTGATCGGCAAAGATGGAGTTGCGATAGGTGAGGCTCTTGGTGCTGGAATTCAAAGTACCAATTGTGGTGACTTGAAATCTGCCGTTCAGGCTGCCGCTGCGCAAGCAGTATCGGGGGATTTGGTATTGCTCTCACCAGCTTGCGCAAGCTTGGATCAGTTCCGAGACTACATTGAGCGAGCCCAGATGTTCGTCGCGGAAGTGGAAGAGCTGGGAATGCAATTTGAAGGAGTTCAGGCATGAACTTAAAAGAGAAATTTTTTCCTGAAAATCGTCTTGGGCTAACTCGCTTCTGGAATTTTTCTCGAGGCGGAATTGATAATTTCCGTACGGGTTTACGTGATGCGGTATCAGGCGTAAAGCAGACGCGTTCACGCATGATGGAGTATGACCAGTTGCTTGTCTGGGCAGTTTTATCTCTGATGCTCATTGGTCTAGTGATGGTGTACTCCGCATCTATTACTTTGGCTGATGGCCCTAAGTACGCAAACTACAGCAGCAATTTTTTCCTTATTCGCCATTTGATTTCTTTAGCAATCGCAATTGGTGTTGGAATTTGGGCATTTAAGATTCCGACAAAGATATGGGACCGGTATTCGCCAGTCATTTTTGGATTTACTGTTTTATTGCTGATTGCCGTTTTAATTCCTGGCATAGGTAAGGGTGTTAACGGGGCTAAGCGCTGGACTCCCTTGGGTCTGATGAATTTCCAGCCTTCCGAATTGATGAAGTTCGCTGCCGTGATCTTTGCCGCCAGTTATACTGTTCAACGTCAAGAATATCTTCATTCATTTGTTAAGGGCATGCTCCCCATTGGTATTGCGGTTGCCTTGGTTGGCTGCTTGCTCATGGCTGAACCTGATATGGGCGCATTCGTAGTGGTCGCCTTAATTGCATTTGGCATTCTCTTTTTAGGCGGTATTAACGCTAAATTATTTGGTGGTTTGATTGCAGTTGGTTTGATGAGTGGCGCAACAATGATTGCGCTCTCACCATTCCGTCGTGGACGCATGTTAGCTTTTATGGATCCTTGGCAGGTCGATAACGCAGCCAACAAGGGTTACCAGCTAACGCATTCGCTCATGGCATTCGGACGTGGCGAATGGTTTGGTTTGGGACTCGGCGGTAGCGTAGAAAAATTACATTATTTGCCTGAAGCGCATACCGATTTCATTATGGCGGTGATTGGTGAAGAGCTTGGGTTTGTTGGTGTGGCGGTCATGATCTTCTTGTTCTACTGGATCGTGCGGCGCGCTTTCTTGATTGGCCGTACCGCTTTGCAATTGGATCGTAGTTTTGCCGGGCTTGCTGCTAAGGGTGTGGCCATTTGGATTGGTTGGCAGGCCTTCATCAATATGGGCGTGAATCTTGGTTTGTTACCAACCAAAGGCTTAACCTTGCCATTGGTGAGTTATGGCGGCTCTGGAATCTTGATGAATGCCGTTGCCATAGCAATGTTGCTACGGATTGATTACGAAAATCGCATTCTCATGCGCGGAGGGAAGCTTTGACGAAACCCTCAATCTTAGTGATGGCTGGCGGTACTGGCGGGCATATTTTCCCAGGCCTTGCTGTCGCTGAATATTTACGGATTTGCGGCTGGAATGTTTCTTGGTTGGGAAATCAAGCTGGCATGGAATATCGCCTCGTGAAGTCTTGCGATTTTCCATTTGAATCTGTGGAGTTTGGCGGCCTGCGTGGCAAGGGCTTAAAAGCCAAATTAATGCTTCCCATTAATTTGATGCGCGCTTGTATTCAAAGCTGGAAGATTGTGCGTCGCGTAAAGCCTAATGTCGTTTTAGGTATGGGTGGATACATCACCTTCCCTGGTGGTTTGGTCTCGAAATTTTTGAAGCGCCCCTTAGTCCTCCATGAGTCAAATTCTGTAGCTGGAAGCGCCAATCGTGTCTTGAGCAAAATCGCCATGCGCACTCTCACTGGATTTCCTGGCACGATGGAAAAGGCGGAGTGGGTTGGCAATCCGATTCGTGAAGAGTGTGACCATATGCTGGCACCAGCAGCTCGTTATGAACAGCGCCAAGGAGTCCTGTCGATCTTGGTAGTGGGTGGCAGCTTGGGAGCCGCCGCTTTAAATGACAATATTCCCGCTGCTTTGGCATTGATTCCAGCGGAATCACGTCCAAAAGTAATTCATCAAGCTGGCGACAAGCATTTGGCAGATCTACAAAAACGTTATGCGGATCTAGGCGTCGCTGCAGACATTCGTCCTTTTATCGACGATATGCCAGCTGCCTATTCGCAGGCGGACTTAGTGATTTGTCGCGCCGGCGCTATGACTGTCTCTGAAATCGCGGCCTGTGGTGTTGCTTCTTACTTAATTCCATTCCCATTTGCAATTGATGACCATCAAACCGCGAATGCGCAGTTTTTATCAAATGCAGATGCAGCGGTTTTACTGCCGCAGCCATTACTGAATCCACAAGATTTAGCAATGATGTTGCAAAACCTCAATCGGAGAGATTTAAAAGAGATGGCGCTACGTGCTCATGCCTTAGCGAAGCCACATGCAACTCAGCGGGTGGCTGAAGTTTGTGCGGGTTGTGCGGGAGTGGGTATATGAAGCATATCGTTCAGCAAATTCACTTCATCGGTATCGGTGGTGCTGGCATGAGCGGCATTGCCGAAGTGCTTTTGCACTTAGGTTATCAAGTATCGGGCTCAGATCTTGCCGAAGGCGCAGTGACTAAGCGCCTCAAAGAATTGGGTGCAGTCATTCATATTGGGCATGATCCTAAAAATATTGATACCGCCGAAGCTGTCGTGATCTCCACAGCGGTTGCAGGCAACAACCCAGAAGTATTGGCGGCGCGCGCCGCAAAGATTCCAGTCATCCAACGTGCCGTGATGTTGGGTGAGTTAATGCGCTTAAAACAAGGCATTGCCATCGCCGGTACCCATGGCAAAACTACTACTACCAGTCTAGTTGCATCGGTTTTGGCTGAGGGTGGCCTGGATCCAACATTTGTGATCGGCGGCAAACTCAATTCAGCTGGCGCTAACGCGCGTTTGGGGCGTGGCGATTTCATTGTGGTTGAGGCAGATGAATCCGATGCATCTTTCTTGCAATTATTTCCCGCAATGGAAGTGGTAACCAATATTGATGCTGATCATATGGATACCTATCAGCATGATATGGCCAGCTTAAAGCAGGCTTTTGTGCAGTTCATCCAGCGTATGCCGTTCTATGGTGTGGCGGTGCTCTGTATTGATGATGCTAATGTGCGCGACATCATTCCTTTTGTTTCACAGCCAGTATTGCGCTATGGCCTGTCGGATGATGCGGATATTCGCGCAAGCAATGTGCGTGCAGATGGCACACAGATGGATTTCACTGTTGATCGCCGGACAGTGCGCAGGCACGGCAATAAGCCTGGCCCACTTCATGTCACACTGAACTTGCCTGGATTACACAACGTACGTAATGCCTTAGCTGCAATTGGTATTGCAACCGAGTTGGGTGTGGGTGATGAAGCGATTATCAAAGCGCTCTCAGAGTTTGGTGGAGTGGGTCGTCGCTTCCAGCGCTATGGAGAGATTCCATTGGCATCGGGCGGTAGCTTTACTTTGATCGATGACTATGGGCATCATCCAGTAGAAATGGCGGCAACTTTAGCTGCGGCTAGGGGTGCATATCCAGGCCGTCGCTTGGTCCTGGCATTTCAACCACATCGCTTCACTAGAACTCGTGATTGCTTTGGTGAATTTGTGCAGGTGCTCAGAAATTTTGATGCTTTGGTGCTCACGGATGTATATCCGGCAGGCGAGGCCAAAATTCCGGGGGCAGATGGTAAGAGTCTGATGAAGGCTGCTATTGCTGAAGAGAAAAATTCGAAAGCTTTATTGGATTCAAGCGCGGTTGCCTATGCCGCAAGTATTGCAGAGATGTCAGAAAAACTAAGTCAGGTTTTAAAAGATGGAGATGTATTAATCACCATGGGCTCAGGATCAATTTCCGCGTTGCCGCATACCTTATCGGAGGCAAAGCATGTCTAAGGTAGGTGCTAATTTGAGCTCTTTTGGTGATCGCGTTAAGTCTAGCTTGGCCGAATTAGACATGAAGTCTTTGGGACGTGTTGGGGTATTACTAGGCGGTAAATCGGGCGAGAGAGAAATTTCTCTGATGTCGGGTAATGGCGTTTTAGAGGCTCTCCGCTCCAAAGGTATCGATGCTCATGCCTTTGATACAGGCTTGCGTTGTCCGACTGAGTTAGCTAACGAAAATTTTGACCGTATCTTTATCTCTCTGCATGGTCGCTTTGGTGAGGATGGAACTATTCAAGGTCTTCTGGAGTTGCTAGGTCTACCTTACACCGGTAGTGGCGTATTGGCCTCAGCTTTGGCAATCGACAAAATTGTCACTAAGCAAGTTTGGATTAGTAATGGACTCGCTACTCCTGAACATGAGGAGTTGACAGCCGATAGCGACTGGAATGCGGTTGTAAATCATCTAGGCTTGCCTCTCATTGTGAAGCCTGCGAACGAAGGTTCTTCTTTGGGTCTGACTAAAGTTCAGTCGGTTGAAGAATTGCCTGCGGCATACAAACTTGCTGCTGGATTAGATAAAAAGGTCATCGCAGAGATTTGCATCATTGGGGATGAATTAACTTGTCCATTGGTTGGACAAGGGAAAACTGCCGAGGCTTTGCCGGTAATTAAAATTATTCCGCCGCAAGCAAATTACGATTTTCACAACAAGTATTTCTCTGATGAGACTCAGTATTTATGTCCAACAGGACTTGCTCCCGAGGTAAATGCTGCCGTTCAAGAATTAGCCTTGGCAGCGTATACAGCCTTGGGTTGCCGTACATGGGGTCGTGCCGATGTGATGCTTGATCAGAAGACTGGGAAACCTTATTTGCTGGAAATGAATACTTCTCCTGGCATGACTTCCCATTCTTTAGTGCCAATGGCTGCAAAAGCGGCTGGTATTGAGTATGCGGACTTGGTGCTTTGGTTGTTGAGCCAAGCGCTAGAGCAAAAAGAAGGTCTTCCTGCATGAGTAACTTCATAGACCGCTTCGGTGAAATTTTCTCTATGTTAATGACTCCACTTCGGAATCATTCTGGCCGTATGGAGAAGTTGAGTCGGTTCTTGATGCGTTGTTTCGTGGTGATATTAGTAATTGGTATTTTGGTCTGGTTGAGTCAGCGCCCAGTATTTGCTTTAAAGCAAATTCAAATTGAGCCAGTTGCCGGACAAACGCTGAAGCATATTAATAAACCCATTGTGAAACAGCAGGTCCTTGAAACGGTGCAGGGCAATTTTTTTAGCGTGCGTTTAGAGGATGTGAAACGTGGCTTTGAGAGCATGCCCTGGGTAAGACATGTAAATGTTCGCCGCGTTTGGCCAAATGGGTTGGTAGTGAGTATTGAAGAGCAGAAGCCTTTTGGCACTTGGGGTGGGGTGGATAGTCACACTCTGATGAATACCCATGGGGAGCTTTTCGCAGGATGCGTTTCTGAGGTAGGTGACGATATTCATTTAGTGGATTTCTCCGGTCCTGCGGATGCTGGCAAAGAGGTGATGAGTCTTTATGAAAAAGCCAACAATTGGTTTAAGCCGTGGGGTGCTGAAGTAACTAGCCTTGTCTTGACGGAGCGCTATGCATGGCACGTCAGACTTTCCAACGGTATGAAGGTGGAATTTGGGCGTGATGAAGAAAGCTCCAATAAAAATTTGATTGAAGAGCGCGTTGCTCGTTTATTGAAATATTGGCCGCAAGTGCAAGAGAAATGGGCAAATCGAATTGATGCGGTTGATTTGCGATATGCAAATGGGTTTGCGGTTCATCTTGCCTCTG
Coding sequences within:
- the mraY gene encoding phospho-N-acetylmuramoyl-pentapeptide-transferase, giving the protein MLLMLAQWLQDDFGFFRVFNYITFRAVMATVTALLIGLSAGPWVIRKLATLKMGQAVRTDGPKTHLVKSDTPTMGGVLILIGIFISSILWADLSNRFIWIVMIVTFGFGLVGWVDDYRKVVYKDPKGMASRAKFFWQTLIGLFAAIYLAFSVSEVNNLKVLQLFYEWLRSGFALDLPAKTHLLIPFMKEISYPLGIMGFIILSYLVIVGSSNAVNLTDGLDGLVIMPVILVGAALGAFAYVMGNSIYAKYLLFPYIPGAGELMIFCGAMGGAGLAFLWYNTHPAQVFMGDVGALALGGALGTIAVIVRQEIVLFVMGGIFVAETASVMLQVFWFKLTKKHFGEGRRIFRMAPLHHHFELGGWKETQVVARFWIITILLVLIGLSSLKLR
- the murD gene encoding UDP-N-acetylmuramoyl-L-alanine--D-glutamate ligase: MSDEGYQAPSRFLILGVGETGVAMAKWCLRNGAEVRLADTRDQSTFTERQHAWLEELRIAGLKDVCFGPLEDDLLKEIDVIGISPGLSPVQDPPYSFLVKAEEAEIHVWSEIEFFARAIAALSRMAQAQESAYETAVLAITGTNGKTTTTALTGQLCERAGKKVAVAGNISPAALDKLMNCLELADQITDMPDVWVLELSSFQLVYTHTLNATAATVLNITQNHLDWHGDMHAYAEAKARIFGVDTVCVLNRDDALVMGLLSEEQKSEKSIVTFGSNRPDEQGAFGIEHDLRAGGIDWLVLAEVDEDVDPKPKRRRKSAVVEDDEPLRLKRLIPADALRIRGRHNALNALAALALARAANLPMNVLLHGLRDYHGEPHRVQSIAIVKDVEYVNDSKGTNVGATVAALNSLGSNESGKRIWLIAGGEGKGQDFSPLREPALRFVKGAFLIGKDGVAIGEALGAGIQSTNCGDLKSAVQAAAAQAVSGDLVLLSPACASLDQFRDYIERAQMFVAEVEELGMQFEGVQA
- the ftsW gene encoding putative lipid II flippase FtsW, translating into MNLKEKFFPENRLGLTRFWNFSRGGIDNFRTGLRDAVSGVKQTRSRMMEYDQLLVWAVLSLMLIGLVMVYSASITLADGPKYANYSSNFFLIRHLISLAIAIGVGIWAFKIPTKIWDRYSPVIFGFTVLLLIAVLIPGIGKGVNGAKRWTPLGLMNFQPSELMKFAAVIFAASYTVQRQEYLHSFVKGMLPIGIAVALVGCLLMAEPDMGAFVVVALIAFGILFLGGINAKLFGGLIAVGLMSGATMIALSPFRRGRMLAFMDPWQVDNAANKGYQLTHSLMAFGRGEWFGLGLGGSVEKLHYLPEAHTDFIMAVIGEELGFVGVAVMIFLFYWIVRRAFLIGRTALQLDRSFAGLAAKGVAIWIGWQAFINMGVNLGLLPTKGLTLPLVSYGGSGILMNAVAIAMLLRIDYENRILMRGGKL
- the murG gene encoding undecaprenyldiphospho-muramoylpentapeptide beta-N-acetylglucosaminyltransferase, with amino-acid sequence MTKPSILVMAGGTGGHIFPGLAVAEYLRICGWNVSWLGNQAGMEYRLVKSCDFPFESVEFGGLRGKGLKAKLMLPINLMRACIQSWKIVRRVKPNVVLGMGGYITFPGGLVSKFLKRPLVLHESNSVAGSANRVLSKIAMRTLTGFPGTMEKAEWVGNPIREECDHMLAPAARYEQRQGVLSILVVGGSLGAAALNDNIPAALALIPAESRPKVIHQAGDKHLADLQKRYADLGVAADIRPFIDDMPAAYSQADLVICRAGAMTVSEIAACGVASYLIPFPFAIDDHQTANAQFLSNADAAVLLPQPLLNPQDLAMMLQNLNRRDLKEMALRAHALAKPHATQRVAEVCAGCAGVGI
- the murC gene encoding UDP-N-acetylmuramate--L-alanine ligase, which codes for MKHIVQQIHFIGIGGAGMSGIAEVLLHLGYQVSGSDLAEGAVTKRLKELGAVIHIGHDPKNIDTAEAVVISTAVAGNNPEVLAARAAKIPVIQRAVMLGELMRLKQGIAIAGTHGKTTTTSLVASVLAEGGLDPTFVIGGKLNSAGANARLGRGDFIVVEADESDASFLQLFPAMEVVTNIDADHMDTYQHDMASLKQAFVQFIQRMPFYGVAVLCIDDANVRDIIPFVSQPVLRYGLSDDADIRASNVRADGTQMDFTVDRRTVRRHGNKPGPLHVTLNLPGLHNVRNALAAIGIATELGVGDEAIIKALSEFGGVGRRFQRYGEIPLASGGSFTLIDDYGHHPVEMAATLAAARGAYPGRRLVLAFQPHRFTRTRDCFGEFVQVLRNFDALVLTDVYPAGEAKIPGADGKSLMKAAIAEEKNSKALLDSSAVAYAASIAEMSEKLSQVLKDGDVLITMGSGSISALPHTLSEAKHV
- a CDS encoding D-alanine--D-alanine ligase; its protein translation is MKSLGRVGVLLGGKSGEREISLMSGNGVLEALRSKGIDAHAFDTGLRCPTELANENFDRIFISLHGRFGEDGTIQGLLELLGLPYTGSGVLASALAIDKIVTKQVWISNGLATPEHEELTADSDWNAVVNHLGLPLIVKPANEGSSLGLTKVQSVEELPAAYKLAAGLDKKVIAEICIIGDELTCPLVGQGKTAEALPVIKIIPPQANYDFHNKYFSDETQYLCPTGLAPEVNAAVQELALAAYTALGCRTWGRADVMLDQKTGKPYLLEMNTSPGMTSHSLVPMAAKAAGIEYADLVLWLLSQALEQKEGLPA
- a CDS encoding cell division protein FtsQ/DivIB, translated to MSNFIDRFGEIFSMLMTPLRNHSGRMEKLSRFLMRCFVVILVIGILVWLSQRPVFALKQIQIEPVAGQTLKHINKPIVKQQVLETVQGNFFSVRLEDVKRGFESMPWVRHVNVRRVWPNGLVVSIEEQKPFGTWGGVDSHTLMNTHGELFAGCVSEVGDDIHLVDFSGPADAGKEVMSLYEKANNWFKPWGAEVTSLVLTERYAWHVRLSNGMKVEFGRDEESSNKNLIEERVARLLKYWPQVQEKWANRIDAVDLRYANGFAVHLASASVKKNEVDSKKSVLKQ